Proteins found in one Acidimicrobiales bacterium genomic segment:
- a CDS encoding HAD-IC family P-type ATPase has translation MIRQGLSADEVAHRVALGQVNGGREPGSRTLGEILRANLLTRFNFILGALLAVILVAGRLQDALFGIVLVTNALIGIVQEVRAKRTLDRLSIISAPSVRVIRDGHLGEVAIDDVVLDDLIDVRTGDQIVADGEVIDSTGLQIDESLLTGESDPVDKSPGARVLSGSFVVAGSGLYQATAVGQQAYARKLTSEAKRFSPARSELIDGINRLLRYISWAIPPAAALLVFSQLQTKSGWRDAVSGAVAGLVGMVPQGLVLLTSIAFGVAAVTLAARKVLVQQLPAVEGLARVDVVCFDKTGTLTDGSIRLDRIETVDGEAQAVAEAALAALAQDENRNSTLAAIGEAFPSSTGWRRRGAVPFSSSRKWSAADFGDHGIWVLGAPEIILSGDHADPALSRAAEVAATGERVVALARSDGELDGERLPPRVRAVALVVLSERIRSDAADTLAYFAKQNISCKVISGDNAETVATVAARAGLHGANAIDARSLPDDNDGVGSALETHSVFGRVTPRQKEAMVKALQMRGHTVAMTGDGVNDALALKLADIGIAMGSGTPATKAVAEIVLLDDRFATLPDVVAEGRQVIANIERVANTFITKTVWATVLAIGVSALVWPYPFLPRHLTIIDSLTIGVPSFFLALAPNQRRYVPGFIDRVLRFAVPAGIVLAAAVFAGYSLAREQGRSLVDQRTSALLIAMILSFGVLLLSALPVTWRRSLLLGLVSVGIVLLFPFTPVRKFFAVDVLPAGLTTWAIVIAAVSLPLLYLAWTSSTRRSLRSEDQRPGGS, from the coding sequence GTGATAAGGCAGGGTCTGAGCGCCGACGAGGTGGCGCACAGGGTGGCCCTCGGTCAGGTCAACGGAGGTCGCGAGCCCGGCAGCCGGACTCTCGGGGAGATCCTGCGGGCAAACCTGCTGACCCGCTTCAACTTCATTCTCGGAGCGCTGCTCGCTGTCATCTTGGTTGCAGGTCGCCTGCAGGACGCTCTTTTCGGCATCGTGCTCGTGACGAACGCCTTGATCGGAATCGTCCAGGAGGTCCGGGCCAAGCGAACGCTGGACCGGCTGTCGATCATCAGTGCGCCCAGCGTTAGGGTAATCCGCGATGGGCATCTCGGCGAGGTCGCGATCGACGACGTCGTGCTCGATGACCTGATCGACGTACGGACCGGGGACCAGATCGTCGCCGACGGCGAGGTCATCGATAGCACGGGCCTCCAGATCGACGAGTCGTTACTGACCGGCGAGTCGGATCCCGTGGACAAGAGCCCGGGAGCTCGGGTCCTCTCGGGGAGTTTTGTCGTGGCCGGATCGGGCCTCTACCAAGCGACTGCAGTCGGCCAGCAGGCCTACGCCCGCAAGCTCACCTCTGAAGCGAAGCGTTTCTCGCCGGCTCGTTCGGAGTTAATCGACGGGATCAACCGATTGTTGCGCTATATCAGTTGGGCCATCCCGCCTGCGGCAGCGCTCTTGGTGTTCAGTCAGTTGCAGACGAAGTCGGGGTGGCGTGACGCCGTTAGCGGCGCGGTCGCCGGATTGGTCGGCATGGTCCCGCAGGGTCTGGTTTTGCTCACCAGCATCGCCTTCGGCGTGGCAGCCGTAACCCTCGCAGCGCGCAAGGTACTCGTCCAGCAGCTTCCGGCGGTCGAAGGACTTGCCCGCGTCGACGTGGTCTGCTTCGACAAGACCGGGACCCTCACCGACGGTTCAATCAGGTTGGATCGCATCGAGACTGTAGATGGCGAAGCGCAGGCAGTCGCAGAAGCGGCACTCGCAGCGCTCGCCCAAGACGAAAACCGCAACTCGACGCTTGCAGCGATCGGCGAGGCATTTCCTTCTTCGACCGGGTGGCGGCGTCGAGGCGCGGTGCCGTTCTCTTCCTCGCGCAAATGGAGCGCCGCAGACTTCGGTGATCACGGCATCTGGGTACTCGGCGCGCCCGAGATAATCCTGTCTGGCGACCACGCCGACCCGGCCCTGTCACGTGCCGCCGAGGTCGCGGCGACCGGCGAGCGGGTGGTCGCGCTAGCCCGGTCCGATGGCGAACTCGACGGCGAGCGACTTCCGCCTCGGGTTCGCGCCGTAGCTTTGGTCGTTCTCTCAGAGCGAATCCGCTCGGACGCGGCGGACACTCTTGCGTATTTCGCCAAGCAGAACATCAGTTGCAAGGTGATCTCCGGTGACAACGCGGAGACGGTTGCAACCGTCGCGGCGCGGGCAGGTCTCCACGGGGCGAACGCCATCGATGCTCGCTCACTCCCCGATGACAACGATGGAGTCGGTTCCGCGCTGGAGACCCACTCTGTGTTCGGACGGGTGACGCCCCGTCAGAAAGAAGCGATGGTCAAAGCCCTGCAGATGCGAGGTCACACCGTGGCGATGACAGGTGACGGTGTCAACGACGCTCTCGCCCTGAAGCTCGCCGATATCGGTATCGCCATGGGCTCGGGGACGCCCGCGACCAAGGCGGTGGCAGAGATCGTCCTACTTGACGATCGATTCGCAACGCTCCCAGACGTCGTCGCAGAGGGTCGCCAAGTCATTGCCAACATCGAGCGAGTCGCCAACACCTTCATCACCAAAACGGTGTGGGCGACGGTTCTCGCTATCGGAGTCAGCGCCCTGGTGTGGCCGTATCCCTTCCTTCCACGGCACCTGACCATCATCGACTCGCTGACTATCGGTGTCCCATCCTTCTTCCTCGCCCTCGCCCCTAATCAACGACGGTACGTGCCCGGCTTCATCGATCGTGTACTCCGCTTCGCGGTGCCCGCGGGCATTGTGCTCGCAGCAGCCGTCTTCGCCGGATACTCGCTGGCGCGAGAACAGGGTCGATCGCTTGTAGATCAGCGCACCTCCGCCCTATTGATTGCAATGATTCTGAGCTTCGGCGTGCTCCTGCTTTCCGCCTTGCCAGTGACTTGGAGGCGCAGCCTGCTGTTGGGTCTGGTCTCCGTCGGCATAGTGCTGCTCTTCCCGTTCACTCCGGTGCGGAAGTTCTTCGCCGTGGATGTGCTGCCAGCCGGTCTCACCACCTGGGCAATTGTCATCGCTGCCGTCAGCCTCCCCCTGTTGTACCTCGCGTGGACGTCATCGACGCGACGCAGCCTTCGATCCGAAGATCAGCGTCCGGGCGGTTCGTGA
- a CDS encoding universal stress protein, whose product MTDATGSERAVPRIVVGVDGSPPSMRALAWAAAEAQLRGVALEIVHAGFAREVAMEALAPDMLPYERSVLDQAVAQARALVPGLLVTGRTCDPPAGAALIAASEGADMLVVGSRGLSGLKDITLGSVSTECAHHALCPVVIIRPDEAPGDDPVGASYARTADDA is encoded by the coding sequence GTGGACGGATCGCCCCCGAGCATGCGGGCGTTGGCTTGGGCGGCCGCCGAGGCCCAGCTTCGTGGCGTGGCGCTCGAGATCGTTCACGCTGGGTTCGCACGCGAAGTGGCCATGGAGGCCTTGGCCCCGGACATGCTTCCCTACGAACGGTCGGTGCTCGACCAGGCCGTCGCCCAGGCCCGGGCCTTGGTCCCTGGCCTCCTCGTTACGGGGCGGACGTGCGACCCGCCCGCCGGCGCCGCCTTGATCGCGGCGAGTGAGGGAGCCGACATGCTGGTGGTGGGGTCGCGGGGCCTGAGCGGGCTCAAGGACATCACTCTGGGGTCGGTTAGTACCGAATGCGCCCACCATGCGCTATGCCCGGTCGTCATCATCCGGCCAGATGAGGCACCGGGGGACGATCCGGTCGGCGCTTCCTACGCCCGGACAGCAGACGACGCCTAG